A single genomic interval of Staphylococcus hyicus harbors:
- a CDS encoding metal ABC transporter ATP-binding protein: MDQPVFELKNIDFYFDNKKVLENINIKINKGEFLAIVGPNGAGKSTLLKLILGLLPIQHGGIFVDGASYQKKLTTDKISYVSQKASSVTAGFPATVKEVILSGLTRKKRLFKWFNKDDLQKVDEVLKRLNITTLKEKNISELSGGQQQRVLIARALVSNPSVLILDEPTNGIDAKHVGEFYETLDHLKKEGVTIILVTHDIGVVADTATKVACLNKHLHFHGTTNEFKSLDEVEISKIYGHPIKFVDHQHDRACCK, encoded by the coding sequence ATGGATCAACCTGTATTTGAACTTAAAAATATAGATTTTTATTTTGATAATAAAAAAGTATTAGAAAATATAAATATTAAAATAAATAAAGGCGAATTTTTGGCTATTGTAGGCCCGAACGGTGCAGGTAAATCAACTTTGTTAAAATTAATATTAGGTTTACTCCCTATACAGCATGGAGGAATTTTTGTTGACGGGGCATCTTATCAAAAAAAATTAACTACAGACAAAATAAGTTATGTTTCTCAAAAAGCTTCCTCAGTCACTGCTGGATTTCCAGCTACGGTTAAGGAAGTTATTTTAAGTGGATTAACGCGAAAGAAAAGATTATTTAAATGGTTTAATAAAGATGACCTTCAAAAAGTGGATGAAGTACTTAAGCGTTTAAATATAACCACTTTAAAAGAAAAAAATATATCAGAACTTTCCGGCGGACAACAACAACGTGTTCTCATCGCACGTGCATTAGTGTCAAATCCATCTGTTCTTATTTTAGATGAACCTACGAATGGTATTGATGCCAAACATGTTGGTGAATTTTATGAAACATTAGACCATCTAAAAAAAGAAGGGGTCACGATTATATTGGTGACACATGATATTGGCGTAGTTGCAGATACAGCAACTAAGGTAGCATGTTTAAATAAGCACTTACACTTTCATGGAACTACAAATGAATTTAAATCATTAGATGAGGTAGAAATATCTAAAATCTATGGTCACCCAATAAAATTTGTTGATCATCAACATGATAGGGCGTGTTGTAAATGA
- a CDS encoding metal ABC transporter permease: MIEAILNFDFIRYSFISGILIGLIAPLIGTFIVVRRLSLIADALSHVTLSGISFGMFIISASTTFAFVNPIWTGILFSIIGALLIEKLRTSFANYQEIAIPILMSSGIGLSAIFISLADGFNQELVGLLFGSISAVAYSDLITILIIAILVIAFILLFYKELFILSFDTEYSKVIGIPKWISFLFIVIVALVISASMRVIGILLVSALITLPVAIAMRWTKGFKQFIGLSILIGEFSVITGLVTAFYLDISPGGVIVVILIMLLGLTFVAQKFTKGKGKGVILNENARSNKNSEG, translated from the coding sequence ATGATTGAAGCAATATTAAATTTTGACTTTATACGATATAGCTTTATTAGCGGTATTTTAATTGGACTCATTGCACCTTTAATTGGTACATTTATCGTTGTTAGGCGCTTATCTCTAATTGCGGATGCCTTAAGTCATGTAACATTGAGCGGCATTTCATTTGGAATGTTTATAATTAGCGCTTCGACTACATTTGCATTTGTGAATCCTATTTGGACTGGGATATTATTTTCAATTATTGGTGCATTGTTAATTGAAAAACTTAGAACCTCTTTTGCCAATTATCAAGAAATAGCAATTCCAATTTTAATGAGTTCTGGAATCGGTTTAAGTGCAATATTTATTTCTTTAGCTGATGGTTTTAATCAAGAGTTAGTTGGATTGTTGTTTGGATCTATAAGTGCTGTGGCATATAGTGATTTAATCACTATATTAATAATTGCGATACTTGTAATTGCATTTATTTTATTGTTTTATAAAGAGTTATTTATTTTGTCATTTGATACAGAATATAGTAAGGTGATTGGGATTCCAAAATGGATTTCATTTCTTTTCATTGTCATTGTCGCGCTAGTTATTTCAGCTTCAATGCGCGTCATTGGTATATTACTTGTCAGTGCCTTAATCACTTTGCCTGTGGCCATTGCAATGCGATGGACGAAAGGGTTTAAGCAATTTATAGGTCTCAGTATTTTAATTGGGGAATTTTCTGTTATAACTGGTTTAGTTACTGCATTTTATTTAGATATTTCTCCTGGTGGCGTGATTGTAGTGATATTAATCATGTTACTTGGTTTAACATTTGTTGCACAAAAGTTTACAAAAGGGAAGGGTAAAGGAGTGATTCTGAATGAAAACGCAAGAAGCAATAAGAATTCTGAAGGATAA
- a CDS encoding Fur family transcriptional regulator produces MKTQEAIRILKDNGHKYTDKRKDIINIFIQEDKYINAKYIQQLMNKDYPGISFDTIYRNLHLFKTLGIIESTELDGEMKFRIACTSHHHHHFICTSCGDTKVIDYCPMTEIKKALPEVDIEKHKLEVYGVCENCKS; encoded by the coding sequence ATGAAAACGCAAGAAGCAATAAGAATTCTGAAGGATAACGGGCACAAATACACAGATAAGCGCAAAGATATTATCAATATTTTCATTCAAGAAGATAAGTATATTAATGCAAAATATATTCAACAACTTATGAATAAAGACTATCCAGGGATATCTTTCGATACAATTTATCGAAATTTACACCTTTTTAAAACACTAGGTATTATTGAAAGTACAGAATTAGATGGTGAAATGAAGTTTCGTATTGCGTGTACGTCCCACCACCATCATCATTTTATTTGTACTTCTTGTGGAGATACTAAAGTGATAGACTATTGCCCAATGACCGAAATAAAAAAAGCTTTGCCTGAAGTTGATATTGAAAAGCATAAACTTGAAGTTTATGGCGTTTGTGAAAATTGTAAATCATAA
- the ispG gene encoding flavodoxin-dependent (E)-4-hydroxy-3-methylbut-2-enyl-diphosphate synthase translates to MSEITHRKNTRPVKVGNLTIGGSDEVVIQSMTTTKTYDVEATVAEIKRLEEAGCQIVRVACPNEEDAHAIKDIKAQINIPLVVDIHFNYKLALIAIENGADKIRINPGNIGRREKVEAVVEACKAKGIPIRIGVNAGSLEKHILKKYGYPTADGMVESALHHIKILEDLDFHDIIVSMKASDVNLAIEAYTKAAKAFDYPLHLGITESGTLFNGTVKSSAGLGAILALGIGNTCRISLSADPVEEVKVAKSLLKAFGLASNAATLIACPTCGRIEIDLISIANEVEDYIEKLQVPLKVAVLGCAVNGPGEAREADIGIAGARGEGLLFMKGKTVRKVPEESMVDELKMEIDKLATEWEKNKKEEAAKS, encoded by the coding sequence ATGTCTGAAATTACACATCGTAAAAATACACGACCTGTAAAAGTGGGTAATTTGACAATTGGTGGATCTGATGAAGTTGTTATTCAAAGTATGACCACAACTAAAACATATGACGTTGAGGCAACAGTAGCTGAAATTAAACGCTTAGAAGAAGCTGGATGCCAAATTGTACGTGTTGCTTGTCCGAATGAAGAAGATGCACACGCAATTAAAGATATTAAAGCACAAATTAATATTCCTTTAGTTGTTGACATACATTTTAACTATAAACTAGCATTGATTGCCATTGAAAATGGTGCAGATAAAATACGTATTAATCCAGGAAATATAGGTCGTCGTGAAAAAGTTGAGGCTGTTGTAGAAGCTTGTAAAGCTAAAGGCATTCCAATTCGTATTGGAGTTAATGCGGGTTCACTTGAAAAACACATATTAAAAAAATATGGTTACCCGACAGCTGATGGCATGGTTGAAAGTGCATTACATCATATTAAAATTCTAGAGGATTTAGACTTTCATGACATTATCGTTTCAATGAAAGCAAGTGATGTTAATTTAGCTATTGAAGCATATACGAAAGCCGCGAAAGCATTTGACTACCCTTTACATTTAGGTATTACCGAAAGTGGTACTTTATTCAATGGTACGGTTAAATCATCCGCTGGACTTGGTGCGATTTTAGCCTTAGGAATCGGAAATACATGTCGTATCTCTTTATCTGCGGACCCTGTTGAAGAAGTTAAAGTTGCAAAATCACTTTTAAAGGCTTTTGGTTTAGCAAGTAATGCTGCGACATTAATCGCATGCCCAACATGTGGCCGAATTGAAATAGATTTAATTTCAATTGCAAATGAAGTAGAAGACTATATTGAAAAATTACAAGTTCCTTTGAAGGTTGCCGTTCTTGGTTGTGCAGTGAACGGACCAGGTGAAGCGCGTGAGGCAGATATTGGTATTGCAGGTGCACGTGGTGAAGGACTCTTGTTTATGAAAGGTAAAACAGTCCGAAAAGTACCTGAAGAATCAATGGTAGATGAACTTAAAATGGAAATCGATAAATTAGCAACAGAATGGGAAAAAAATAAAAAAGAAGAAGCAGCAAAATCATAA
- a CDS encoding superoxide dismutase produces MAFELPKLPYGYDALEPHIDKETMEIHHSKHHNTYVTKLNDAVKGTELEDKSIEELIANVDQLPEDKKTAVRNNGGGHFNHSLFWQFLSPESEEKGEVVDKIKEQWGSLDAFKKEFSDKAAARFGSGWAWLVVNNGQLEIVTTANQDSPLSEGKTPILALDVWEHAYYLKYQNKRPDYISTFWNVVNWEKVDEFYAAAK; encoded by the coding sequence ATGGCTTTTGAATTACCAAAATTACCTTATGGTTATGACGCATTAGAACCACATATTGACAAAGAAACTATGGAAATCCACCATAGCAAACATCATAACACTTATGTAACAAAATTAAACGACGCTGTAAAAGGTACAGAGTTAGAAGATAAATCTATTGAAGAGCTTATCGCGAATGTTGACCAATTACCTGAGGATAAAAAGACTGCGGTTCGTAACAATGGTGGCGGTCACTTTAACCATTCTTTATTCTGGCAATTTTTATCCCCAGAATCTGAAGAAAAAGGTGAAGTTGTTGACAAAATTAAAGAACAATGGGGTTCTTTAGACGCATTTAAAAAAGAATTCTCAGATAAAGCAGCAGCACGATTTGGATCTGGCTGGGCTTGGCTTGTAGTAAATAATGGTCAATTAGAAATTGTTACAACAGCAAACCAAGATAGCCCATTATCAGAAGGTAAGACACCAATACTCGCTCTAGATGTTTGGGAACATGCATATTACCTGAAATATCAAAATAAACGTCCAGATTATATCAGTACTTTCTGGAATGTAGTTAACTGGGAAAAAGTTGACGAATTTTACGCTGCAGCTAAATAA
- a CDS encoding peptidoglycan D,D-transpeptidase FtsI family protein translates to MLKRLKEKTNDEKMRQTMDHRINFIFIVIILAFVLIVLRLGYLQIAQGAHFNQMIRESENVTVNESAPRGRILDRNGNVIVDNASKKAITYTRGKNTSQKEILTTAKKLSKIITMKTDRITERDKKDYWIIKYPEKVKSLMKKEQTMLEGGDISQEAYDETLRHKLTDTDLKQLSKEDMQVLAIYREMSQGTTLSPRTIKKDNVSDEEYAAVSQQLSDLPGINTTMDWDRKYPYGSTLRGILGQVSTSEEGLPKELTDDYLSKGYSRNDRVGKSYIERQYENVLRGEKKEIQYTTDKSGEVIDSKVIKDGARGDDLVLTIDINLQKKAESYLEKQISKLRSEGAKDMDSAMMVIQDPRNGDILAMVGKKIDKSGALTDFDIGTFTTQYAVGSSVKGATLLAGYQNNAIKVGQEMIDEPLHFQDGGTKRSYFNKNNQIRISDSEALMHSSNVYMFKTALKMAGLEYSNNMALPNDVTLPGQKLRKGLNQVGLGVKTGIDLPNEVTGQIEPLKDNPGNYLDLAIGQYDTYSPLQLSQYVSTIANNGVRIQPHIAKEIRHATPDDALGPIKTTIQGRVLNRINNSPEEIKQVQNGFDMAFNKEKGTGYASFSKTKVRTAGKTGTAEVFQDGEPRVNSTYVGYAPANNPKLSFSIVYTNQPVPEPWLNGGDLGRDVINYFFG, encoded by the coding sequence TTGTTAAAACGATTAAAAGAAAAAACAAATGATGAAAAAATGCGCCAAACAATGGATCATCGTATCAATTTTATATTTATTGTAATCATTTTAGCATTTGTCTTAATAGTATTAAGGTTAGGTTATTTACAAATTGCCCAAGGTGCACACTTTAATCAAATGATTCGTGAAAGTGAGAATGTGACAGTGAATGAATCTGCTCCACGCGGTCGAATTTTAGATCGAAATGGCAATGTCATTGTAGATAATGCTTCGAAAAAAGCCATTACATATACCCGCGGTAAAAACACGAGTCAGAAAGAAATTTTAACCACTGCGAAAAAACTTTCAAAGATCATTACAATGAAAACAGATCGCATTACAGAACGTGATAAAAAAGATTATTGGATTATTAAATATCCTGAAAAAGTAAAATCACTTATGAAAAAAGAGCAAACGATGCTAGAAGGTGGGGATATTTCACAGGAGGCCTATGATGAAACTTTAAGGCATAAACTTACGGATACAGATTTAAAGCAACTCTCTAAAGAAGATATGCAAGTTTTAGCCATTTATCGTGAAATGTCACAAGGCACAACATTAAGTCCTCGAACAATAAAAAAAGATAATGTATCTGATGAGGAATATGCGGCAGTCTCTCAACAACTTTCCGATCTTCCTGGTATTAATACCACTATGGATTGGGATCGTAAATATCCATATGGAAGTACATTGAGAGGTATACTTGGACAAGTATCAACGTCTGAAGAGGGCTTACCTAAAGAATTAACTGATGACTATTTATCTAAAGGCTACTCCCGTAATGATCGTGTCGGTAAATCCTATATAGAGCGACAATATGAAAATGTGTTACGTGGCGAGAAAAAAGAGATTCAATATACAACAGATAAATCCGGTGAAGTTATTGATTCAAAAGTAATTAAAGACGGTGCACGTGGTGATGATTTAGTATTAACTATCGACATTAATTTGCAGAAAAAAGCAGAATCTTATTTAGAAAAACAAATCTCTAAATTACGCTCAGAAGGCGCTAAAGATATGGATAGTGCAATGATGGTGATTCAAGATCCACGTAATGGAGATATTCTAGCTATGGTGGGGAAAAAAATCGATAAAAGTGGTGCGCTAACAGATTTTGATATCGGCACATTTACAACACAATATGCGGTTGGATCATCAGTAAAAGGCGCTACATTGCTAGCTGGTTATCAAAATAATGCTATTAAAGTAGGTCAAGAGATGATTGATGAACCGTTACATTTTCAAGATGGTGGGACTAAGCGCTCCTATTTTAACAAAAACAATCAAATTCGCATTTCAGATAGCGAAGCTTTAATGCATTCATCAAACGTATACATGTTTAAAACTGCCTTAAAAATGGCTGGATTAGAATATTCAAATAACATGGCGCTTCCAAATGATGTTACATTACCCGGTCAAAAATTAAGAAAAGGGCTTAATCAAGTTGGTTTAGGCGTTAAAACTGGAATAGATTTACCGAATGAGGTAACTGGGCAAATCGAGCCTTTAAAAGATAATCCAGGAAATTACTTAGACTTAGCAATAGGTCAATATGATACGTATTCACCTTTACAGCTATCACAGTATGTTTCAACAATCGCAAATAATGGTGTAAGGATTCAACCACATATCGCTAAAGAAATACGACACGCAACTCCAGATGATGCATTAGGACCAATCAAAACAACAATACAAGGGCGCGTATTGAACCGAATCAATAACTCTCCCGAAGAAATTAAACAAGTTCAAAATGGATTTGATATGGCATTTAACAAAGAGAAAGGTACAGGATATGCAAGCTTCAGCAAAACAAAAGTACGTACAGCAGGTAAAACAGGTACAGCTGAGGTATTTCAAGATGGTGAACCACGAGTGAATTCTACTTATGTTGGTTATGCACCAGCTAATAACCCTAAATTATCATTTTCTATTGTTTATACAAATCAACCTGTACCAGAACCTTGGCTTAATGGTGGTGATTTAGGTCGTGATGTCATTAATTACTTCTTTGGTTAA
- a CDS encoding PstS family phosphate ABC transporter substrate-binding protein → MKKWQVLGTTVVGASLLLGACGGAGQQGSDSGNKGENSNVEGTVKGNGSSTVAPIIEKLNEEFSKKYDKATVENVTSGTGDGFKQFIAGKTDFSNASRPIKDEEKQQLKDKKIDYTEFEIAKDGLTIAVNKDNDFVKELSLDDLKKIYSGQAKNWSDVNPKYPKKPIKAFSPDQSHGTYDFFSEEVMNKQDIKAEKNQNTDVIVKSVQDNKEGIGFFAYNFYKENQDNLKAVKIKGKDGKAIEPDAKTIQDGSYALSRPLFIYANNKKLKDNKAFAEFIKFTLDNKGKAAEAKGVDYVALPEKDYKDQLSKLEKITGKSEK, encoded by the coding sequence ATGAAGAAATGGCAAGTATTAGGTACTACAGTCGTAGGTGCATCATTATTACTAGGAGCCTGCGGAGGCGCTGGACAACAAGGTAGCGATAGTGGGAATAAAGGAGAAAATTCAAATGTTGAGGGCACTGTAAAAGGGAATGGCTCATCAACAGTTGCACCAATTATCGAAAAATTAAACGAAGAGTTCTCAAAAAAATATGATAAAGCGACAGTTGAAAACGTTACTTCAGGTACAGGGGATGGATTCAAGCAATTTATTGCAGGAAAAACAGATTTTTCAAATGCCTCTAGACCTATAAAAGATGAAGAAAAACAACAATTAAAAGATAAGAAAATTGACTATACAGAATTCGAAATTGCTAAAGACGGATTAACAATTGCTGTAAATAAAGATAATGACTTTGTTAAAGAACTTTCTTTAGATGATTTAAAGAAAATTTACTCTGGACAAGCAAAAAACTGGTCTGATGTAAATCCTAAATATCCAAAAAAACCGATTAAAGCTTTTTCACCAGACCAATCACATGGTACGTATGATTTCTTTAGTGAAGAAGTAATGAATAAACAAGACATCAAAGCTGAGAAAAACCAAAATACCGATGTAATCGTTAAATCGGTTCAAGACAATAAAGAGGGTATTGGGTTCTTCGCATATAACTTCTATAAAGAAAATCAAGATAATCTAAAAGCCGTTAAGATTAAAGGCAAAGATGGTAAAGCAATTGAGCCAGATGCTAAAACAATTCAAGATGGTTCATACGCTTTAAGTCGTCCATTATTCATCTATGCTAATAACAAAAAACTTAAAGATAATAAAGCATTTGCAGAATTCATCAAATTCACTTTAGATAACAAAGGTAAAGCTGCCGAAGCTAAGGGCGTTGATTATGTAGCATTACCTGAAAAAGACTATAAAGATCAACTTTCTAAATTAGAAAAAATTACAGGTAAAAGTGAAAAATAA
- the pstC gene encoding phosphate ABC transporter permease subunit PstC, translating into MKSQHNVREMIQNKSNIGSSKSDKIMPIILAAIAAISILTTIGIVVTLLTETITFFTKVPMSKYFLETDWNPFSSNPKYGIWALILGTLKITAIATIFAVPVGLGAAIYLSEYASKRTKKIIKPILEILAGIPTIVYGFFALTLVTPILRSLFPSISSFNAISPGLVVGVMIIPMIASMSEDAMSSVPNKIREGALGLGSTKLEMIFKVIIPAATSGIMASIVLAISRAIGETMIVSLAAGSSPSFDLDLTHSIQTMTAYIVQVSQGDATNGSDLYYSIYAVGFTLFIFTLIMNFISQWITKRFREEY; encoded by the coding sequence ATGAAATCACAGCATAATGTTCGTGAAATGATTCAAAATAAAAGTAATATTGGGTCATCTAAAAGTGATAAAATCATGCCGATCATTTTAGCGGCTATTGCAGCTATTTCTATCTTAACTACAATCGGTATTGTAGTGACACTATTAACCGAAACAATCACCTTTTTTACAAAAGTGCCCATGTCTAAATACTTTTTAGAAACAGACTGGAATCCATTCAGTTCAAATCCCAAGTATGGTATTTGGGCATTAATTTTAGGAACCTTGAAAATTACAGCAATTGCTACCATTTTTGCAGTTCCTGTTGGATTAGGTGCAGCCATTTATTTGAGTGAGTATGCATCAAAACGCACTAAAAAAATTATTAAGCCTATTCTTGAAATTCTAGCGGGTATTCCCACTATAGTTTATGGTTTTTTTGCATTAACTCTTGTAACGCCAATATTAAGGTCACTCTTTCCAAGTATATCAAGCTTTAACGCAATCAGTCCTGGTTTAGTTGTTGGTGTGATGATTATTCCGATGATTGCAAGTATGAGTGAAGATGCAATGTCCTCTGTACCCAATAAAATTCGCGAAGGCGCATTAGGATTAGGTTCTACAAAATTAGAAATGATTTTTAAGGTAATCATACCAGCTGCTACGTCAGGGATTATGGCATCCATTGTTCTTGCCATTTCACGTGCCATTGGTGAAACGATGATTGTTTCATTGGCAGCAGGTTCAAGCCCGTCATTTGATTTAGATTTAACACATTCTATTCAAACAATGACTGCATATATCGTTCAAGTGTCGCAAGGTGATGCTACGAATGGATCTGACCTATATTACAGTATCTATGCCGTAGGTTTTACACTCTTTATCTTTACATTGATAATGAACTTTATTTCACAATGGATTACGAAACGCTTCAGAGAGGAGTATTAA
- the pstA gene encoding phosphate ABC transporter permease PstA — protein MNLIDQVAVEKKLSGRMTKNKVFKALFLMCTLIGLIVLTILIVDILRKGLPLTSTDFFSNFSSSSASTAGIKGALIGTLWLMMTLIPIALVLGVGSAIYLEEYAKDNAFTKFVKINISNLASVPSIVYGLLGATIFVGLLKLGNSVIAAALTLALLILPVIIVASQEAIRAVPNSVKEASYGLGANKWQTIKNVVLPAAIPGIVTGVILAISRAIGETAPLVAIGIPTILLRTPNSILDSFQTLPLQIYDWARKPGLDFQALSSAAIIVLLLILLILNTVAVLIRNKFSKKY, from the coding sequence ATGAATTTAATAGATCAAGTTGCAGTAGAGAAAAAGCTCTCTGGTCGTATGACAAAAAATAAAGTATTCAAAGCATTGTTTTTAATGTGTACATTGATTGGTTTAATCGTATTGACCATTTTAATCGTTGATATTTTAAGAAAAGGGTTACCTTTAACGTCAACAGACTTTTTTTCAAATTTTTCAAGTTCTTCCGCAAGCACTGCCGGAATCAAAGGGGCTTTAATAGGTACATTATGGTTAATGATGACACTCATTCCAATCGCATTAGTATTAGGTGTTGGAAGTGCAATATATCTTGAAGAATATGCAAAAGATAACGCGTTTACGAAATTTGTCAAAATTAATATTTCTAATTTAGCGTCTGTGCCATCTATAGTATACGGGTTATTAGGAGCCACAATATTTGTAGGCTTATTAAAATTAGGAAACTCAGTAATTGCTGCAGCTTTAACATTGGCATTACTTATATTGCCTGTCATTATAGTCGCTAGCCAAGAAGCAATTCGCGCAGTACCCAACTCAGTTAAAGAAGCATCATACGGTCTTGGTGCAAATAAATGGCAGACGATAAAAAATGTTGTCTTACCTGCCGCAATTCCTGGTATTGTTACAGGTGTAATTTTAGCCATTTCCCGTGCGATAGGTGAAACAGCACCATTAGTAGCGATTGGCATACCTACAATTCTGTTACGTACACCTAATAGTATATTAGATTCATTTCAAACATTGCCTTTACAAATTTACGACTGGGCACGTAAACCAGGTTTAGATTTTCAAGCTTTATCATCAGCAGCAATTATTGTTTTATTATTAATTCTACTCATTTTGAACACGGTTGCCGTGTTAATTCGAAATAAATTTTCAAAGAAATATTAA
- the pstB gene encoding phosphate ABC transporter ATP-binding protein PstB — translation MIKDDQRRVVYSTQNLDLWYGEQHSLKNVNIDILEKNVTAIIGPSGSGKSTYVKALNRMVELVPTVKTSGKILYRDQNIFDKNYPVEKLRTNVGMVFQQPNPFPKSIYDNITYGPRIHGIKDKKTLDEIVEKSLRGAAIWDELKDRLNQNAYGLSGGQQQRVCIARCLAIEPDVILMDEPTSALDPISTLRVEELVQDLKKDYSIIIVTHNMQQAARVSDKTAFFLNGYVNEYDDTDKIFSNPSDKQTEDYISGRFG, via the coding sequence ATGATTAAAGATGATCAACGTCGTGTAGTTTATTCTACACAAAATTTAGATTTATGGTATGGCGAACAACATTCTTTAAAAAATGTGAATATAGATATTTTAGAAAAAAATGTTACAGCAATTATTGGCCCTTCAGGATCAGGCAAATCAACTTATGTTAAAGCCCTGAACAGAATGGTCGAACTCGTCCCAACTGTTAAAACATCGGGAAAAATTCTTTATCGTGATCAAAATATTTTTGACAAAAACTATCCAGTAGAAAAATTACGTACAAATGTTGGCATGGTATTCCAACAACCGAACCCATTCCCTAAATCTATATATGATAACATCACATATGGACCTAGAATTCATGGTATTAAAGATAAGAAAACCTTAGATGAAATTGTTGAAAAATCACTGCGTGGCGCAGCGATTTGGGATGAATTAAAAGATCGACTAAATCAAAATGCATATGGGTTGTCAGGCGGACAACAACAACGTGTGTGTATCGCACGTTGCCTCGCAATTGAGCCAGATGTAATTCTCATGGATGAACCAACATCAGCGTTAGACCCTATTTCGACTTTACGAGTAGAGGAATTAGTTCAAGATTTGAAAAAAGATTATTCTATTATTATCGTAACGCACAATATGCAACAAGCTGCACGTGTTTCAGATAAAACTGCATTTTTCTTAAATGGCTATGTAAACGAATACGACGATACAGATAAAATATTTTCTAATCCGTCAGATAAACAAACTGAAGATTACATTTCGGGACGTTTTGGTTAA
- the phoU gene encoding phosphate signaling complex protein PhoU, translating to MVIRKRYEGQLNELFKDIRTLGLHTYSMIDQSIRVLTDSQITHAREIINNDKKINKLEFDINEKVVMLITKQQPMAKDLRLMMSTLKIASEFERMADNAANIAKIRTRAKFTDKYLVMRLETMGRLALLMLKDLNDAAKNDDLDLVKEIIDRDNDIDDLYKQIVNSTYLIDNDPFVSGQAHLVARYLERIGDHIVNISEHIYYFITGERYESYNN from the coding sequence ATGGTAATTAGAAAAAGATACGAAGGTCAGTTAAATGAATTATTTAAAGATATTCGCACACTCGGCCTTCATACGTATTCAATGATTGATCAGTCGATTCGAGTTTTAACAGATAGCCAAATTACACATGCTAGAGAAATTATCAATAACGATAAAAAAATAAATAAATTAGAATTTGATATTAATGAAAAAGTAGTAATGTTAATCACAAAGCAACAACCTATGGCTAAAGATTTACGGCTAATGATGTCTACTTTAAAAATCGCTTCAGAATTTGAAAGAATGGCTGATAACGCTGCAAATATTGCTAAAATCCGTACACGCGCTAAATTTACAGATAAGTATTTAGTTATGCGTTTAGAAACTATGGGTAGATTGGCACTTTTAATGTTGAAAGATTTAAATGATGCTGCGAAAAACGATGATTTAGATCTTGTAAAAGAAATTATTGATCGAGACAATGATATTGATGATTTATATAAGCAAATAGTAAATTCAACCTATTTAATAGATAATGATCCATTCGTATCAGGTCAAGCACATTTAGTGGCAAGGTACTTGGAACGTATTGGCGATCACATTGTAAATATCTCTGAACATATATACTATTTTATTACTGGTGAAAGATATGAATCCTACAATAATTAA
- the rpmG gene encoding 50S ribosomal protein L33, with translation MRRVNMRVNVTLACTECGDRNYISTKNKRTNPERIEMKKFCTRENKHTLHRETK, from the coding sequence ATGAGGAGGGTTAATATGCGTGTCAACGTAACTCTTGCTTGTACAGAATGTGGAGATCGTAACTATATTTCTACTAAAAACAAAAGAACGAATCCAGAACGTATCGAAATGAAAAAATTCTGTACTCGTGAAAATAAACACACATTACATCGTGAAACTAAATAG